The window CCTTGATTGTTGCCATGCGGGCCTAGCTATGTGCGGTTAAAAATTCATCAATCTCGGTGCGGTACGGAACAGAGGTCTGCGCCCCCAGTCGTGTAACGGAAATAGCCGCGGCAGCATGGGCCATTCGAATGGCTTCGTCAATGCCCAACCCTTCCTGCAATGCGCCGGCAAGGGCTCCATTGAAGGTATCGCCCGCTGCGGTGGTATCAGTTGCCTGCACCCGGAAGCCGGGAATAAGGCGGTCACCATCGGCCCCGCTGTAGAAGGCCCCCTGCGCGCCAAGGGTGATGATCACCGATTCCACCCCCTTGCCCCTGAGAATCGCAGCAGCCTTGCGGGCATCTGCCTCGCTTTTGACCTCAACGCCGGTCAGTACGGCGGCTTCCGTCTCGTTCGGGGTTATCATGGTCAGGGACGCCAGCAACTCGTCGGGAAGCGGACGGGCCGGAGCGGGGTTGAGAATCACGGTCACACCGGCTTTACGCGCTTCATCCGCGGCCAGCATGATGGTCTCCATGGGGCTTTCAAGCTGCATGAGCAGCGTCTCCGCCTGCCGCACGTAAGCCAGATGAGGTTCGATCGCCTTGGGCGTGAGGCAAGCATTGGCCTCAGCAGAGATGACGATGGAGTTCTCTCCGCTGGCCGCTATCTGGATGAACGCGATGCCGGTAGGCTTGTCCGGCACCTGCATGACGGCTCTGGTATCCATGCCGTCTTTCTGAAATTCACTGATCATGCGGGAGCCGAAATCATCCGCTCCAACACAGGCGATAAAGCCGATATCCGCACCGAAACGGGCAGCCGCCACGGCCTGATTGGCTCCTTTGCCACCGGGAATGACCTGATAATCATGCCCTACAAGAGTCTCTCCGGGACGGGGGAACTGCTCCACGCGCAGAACGTGGTCGGCATTGACGCTGCCAAGAACGATGAGCCTTTTTGCGGCCATGCGGATACTCCTCGCCTGAAATGACAAAGGTGCGCCGGAATACCCGGCGCACCTTGTACACGGAATAGTTACTTTACAACCATGAGGGGAACGGGAATGGACTTCTCTACAGCCTGTCCCTTGAGGAGCTTGTCTGCGGCTTCCACGCCCAGAGAACCGATCAGCGCGGGCTGCTGGGCAACGGTACCGGTCATGGTGCCGCTCTTCACGGCAGCAACACCGTCATCGGTGCCGTCAAAGCCGACAACCACAACCTTCTTGCCTGCAGCCTGCAGAGCGCGCAAAGCCCCCAGAGCCATTTCATCGTTCTGTGCAAATACGCCCTGAACATCTCCATGGTTGGCGAGCAGGTTTTCCATGACGTTCAGGCCCTTGGTGCGGTCAAAGTCTGCAGGCTGGCTTGCCAGCAGGTTGAAACCGTTGGCCTTTACGGCAGCGGCAAAGCCTTCGCCGCGATCACGGGCAGCGGAAGTTCCGGGCAGACCTTCAAGCTGGATAACCTTGGCACCCTTGCCCAGCTTCTCAGCCATGAAGTCACCGGCCATCTTGCCACCGGCAACGTTGTCGGAAGCGATGTGACATGCCACCTCACCGTGAGCAGCACCGCGGTCAAGGGTCAGCACGGGAATGCCAGCCTTGTTGATGAGACGGATGGCGTTGGAAACAGCATCGGAATCGGTGGGGTTGATGAGGATGGCCTTTACGCCGCGCACGGTAAGGTCTTCAACGTTGGCCAGTTCTTTGGCCGGATCGTTCTGGGAATCCAGCACGATGATCTCGTAGCCCATTTCCCCGGCTCTCTTCACGGCACCATCCTTCAGGGTAACAAAGAAGGGGTTGTTGAGAGTGGAAACAACCAGCGCAATGGAATCCTTGGCCTGCGCCGATACGGTAAGCCCCAGAATCAGCGCCAGGGCAACAAGGGAAGTCAGAAGTCTTTTCATGCAACACGCTCCTTATTGTTGTTCTACTTGCTTTTCGTATCAACCAGTACTGCCAGCAGAATGACCAGAGCCTTGGCAATCATCTGGTAGTAGGACGATACATCAAGCAAATTCAATGCGTTGTTGAGAAAACCGATAATCAGAGCCCCGAGCAGGGTTCCCATAATGGTCCCCTTGCCCCCCATAAGGCTGGTCCCGCCGAGAACAACCGCCGCAATGGCGTCCAGTTCATATCCCGCTCCGGCCGTGGGCTGCGCCGAGGATAGACGGGAGGTGACGATGAGACCCGACAGGGCGGAAAGGAAACCGGCAATGGCGTACACCGTGATCTTGATGCTATCCACGTTGATGCCGGAAAGACGCGTGGCGGCTTCGTTTCCGCCAAGGGCGTAAACATAGCGGCCAAGTCTGGTGTGATTGAGGAGATACCAGGCTGCACCGTACACCACAGCCATGATCCAGATGGGAACCGGAATGCCCAGCATATAGCCGGTACCGATGGCCGAAAAAGCATCCGCCGTTTCCGTGAACCCTGTCGAGATGGGCCTGCCGTCGGTGTAGACAAGGGTAAAACCGCGTACCATGGTCATGCTGACCAGCGTTGCAATGAAGGCCTGCACCTTACCCTTGGCGATGATTACCCCACTGGCTGCGCCGATAAACGCGCCGACGCACAACGTTGCGGCCACTGCAGGCACCAGAGGCACCTCGGCGGCGATGAGGCTGGCTCCTATGGCACCACACAGAGCCAGAACAGACCCCACAGACAGATCAATTCCCGCAGTCAGAATGACGAAAGTCATGCCCACCGCCATGATGGCATTGATCGCCGTCTGGCGCAGGATATTGAGCAGATTGCCCGTCGTGAAAAAATTGGGATTCAGCAGGGAAACAACAATGACCATCACCACCAGAGCGATGAGGGTTTTCTGCCGGATCAACTGCTTCTTGATGGAATAGCCATCCCTGCGCCGGGTAGCCGTATCTTGTATGCTCATATATGCGTCTCCACCTGAGTTCTGCCGATGGCACAGGCCATGAGTTTTTCCTGATCCGCCTCAATTGCCGCAAATTCGCCGCTGATGCGTCCCTGATGCATCACGATGATACGGTCACTCATGCCCAGCACCTCGGGCATGTCGGAAGAAATGAGGATGATGCTCATACCTTCGCTCTTGAAGCTGTTTATGAGTTGATAGATCTCCTTTCGAGCACCCACATCGACCCCGCGTGTGGGCTCATCAAGGATAAGAACTCTGGGACGGGCCAGCAGCCCTTTGGCTATAGCCACTTTCTGCTGGTTGCCGCCAGAAAGGTTGCCTACGGTCTGCTCCCGGGACGGCGTCTTGATGTTGAAGGCCCTGATATACCCGTCCACCGCAGCCTGCTCTTCCGCCTTGCGGATATGCCCCGTGACGGAACTTAGACTTCTTAACGCGGCCAGCGTCATGTTTTCCTTCACCGACAACCCCAGAACCAGCCCATCGGCCTTCCGGTCTTCGCTGATATAGGCAATTCCCGCCTCCAACGCCTGCTTGGGTGATGCAATGCGCACCTCCCTGCCAAACATGGAAACCGTTCCCCCGGTTACCGCCTGCCCACCGAAAATGCATTTCATGAGCTCCGTTCTTCCGGTGCCCATCAGGCCGGAAATACCGAGTATCTCACCCTCTCGCACCTTCAGGGATACGCCATGCACCTTCGGCCCCTGAAGATCTCGCACCTCAAGACTCACGGCCCCCGGTTCCACGGCGACGCGGGGATACTGTTCTTCAAGCTTGCGGCCGACCATCATCTCGATGAGCTCATCCTCCGTGATTTCCGCCACGGGGCGCTCACCAATGAATTTGCCGTCTCGCAACACGGTGACATCATCACAGATTTCGAAGATTTCCTTGAGCCGGTGTGAAATGTAGACGATACCGTGGCCGGACTGCTTCAGCTCTGAAATCACGTTGAACAGCGCCTTTGTTTCGGTATCGGTCAACGTGTCTGTCGGTTCATCCATGATGATGACGCGGGACTCGAAGGAGATGGCTTTGGCAATCTCCACCATCTGCTGTTCCCCGATGCCCAGATCGCCGAGACGGGTTCGGGAGGAACGTTGCACACCGAGCTTGCGCAGCAGCTCATCGGCACGGTCGTACATCTCGTTCCAGAGAATCCGCCCCATGAATCCCACCTTTTCACGGCCAAGAAATATATTCTCGGCAATGGAAAGCTCGGACAGAAGATTCAGTTCCTGATGAATGATGCTGATCCCGGCAGTCTGCGAATCCCGCGGGCCCTTGAAGTTGCGAGGCGCGTCGAGAAATACGATGCTCCCGGCGTCGCGTTCGTAGATGCCGGTGAGCACTTTCATCAATGTGGATTTTCCTGCGCCATTTTCGCCCACCAACGCCATGACGCGTCCCTCCTGCACACGCAGAGAGACGCCGTCCAGCGCCTTGACGCCCGGAAAGCTTTTCTCGATACCTTCAAGCGTGAGAAGAACGCGATGTTCGCTGGCCACTAGAACACCACTCCGGCCTTGAAGGTGACGTTGGCATAAGGGGTGAACTCACCGGTTCTGACAATGGCCACACTGCTTCGGGTATTCGCCTTGAAGGTATCGTGCGGCACGTACGTAACCGGCAAAGGCTTGCCGCGTTCAACCGCAACGTTTTGCAGGAACACAATAAGCTCTTCATGAGCTGCAGGACTGACGGTCCTGAATTCTTCCGCGAGCTCAACGGACTCGATCTCCAATTCAGATACAACGGCACGGACTGTATCAATGAAGGAAGGAATGCCCGCCGACACGGCAAGATCAACCCGCTGTACACCTGCCGGTATGGGCAGCCCGGCGTCGCAGACGGTAAGGCCGTCAAAATGCCCCATCTTCGCAATGAGATACGAAAGTTCCGAATTAATGAGCGCTGCTCTTTTCATCAATATTCATCCCTGAATTCTTTGCATTTCAACCATTCTCACCAGCCTGTACCACCATCGAAACGTTTGCGCAAACGTTTCGACACATGCCAGCACCAAGCTTCCCCCAGTGTGGCCATGTGCCACACTACAGATCACCGGAAGCAGCGCAGACTATCCCAACAAAGGAGTGCTTCCCATTTTACATGAAAACGCACAGTCGTACACCCGACTATAGACAATAGGGCATAAAAAAATCCCCCC is drawn from Desulfovibrio mangrovi and contains these coding sequences:
- the rbsB gene encoding ribose ABC transporter substrate-binding protein RbsB, coding for MKRLLTSLVALALILGLTVSAQAKDSIALVVSTLNNPFFVTLKDGAVKRAGEMGYEIIVLDSQNDPAKELANVEDLTVRGVKAILINPTDSDAVSNAIRLINKAGIPVLTLDRGAAHGEVACHIASDNVAGGKMAGDFMAEKLGKGAKVIQLEGLPGTSAARDRGEGFAAAVKANGFNLLASQPADFDRTKGLNVMENLLANHGDVQGVFAQNDEMALGALRALQAAGKKVVVVGFDGTDDGVAAVKSGTMTGTVAQQPALIGSLGVEAADKLLKGQAVEKSIPVPLMVVK
- the rbsD gene encoding D-ribose pyranase, translated to MKRAALINSELSYLIAKMGHFDGLTVCDAGLPIPAGVQRVDLAVSAGIPSFIDTVRAVVSELEIESVELAEEFRTVSPAAHEELIVFLQNVAVERGKPLPVTYVPHDTFKANTRSSVAIVRTGEFTPYANVTFKAGVVF
- the rbsC gene encoding ribose ABC transporter permease encodes the protein MSIQDTATRRRDGYSIKKQLIRQKTLIALVVMVIVVSLLNPNFFTTGNLLNILRQTAINAIMAVGMTFVILTAGIDLSVGSVLALCGAIGASLIAAEVPLVPAVAATLCVGAFIGAASGVIIAKGKVQAFIATLVSMTMVRGFTLVYTDGRPISTGFTETADAFSAIGTGYMLGIPVPIWIMAVVYGAAWYLLNHTRLGRYVYALGGNEAATRLSGINVDSIKITVYAIAGFLSALSGLIVTSRLSSAQPTAGAGYELDAIAAVVLGGTSLMGGKGTIMGTLLGALIIGFLNNALNLLDVSSYYQMIAKALVILLAVLVDTKSK
- the rbsK gene encoding ribokinase → MAAKRLIVLGSVNADHVLRVEQFPRPGETLVGHDYQVIPGGKGANQAVAAARFGADIGFIACVGADDFGSRMISEFQKDGMDTRAVMQVPDKPTGIAFIQIAASGENSIVISAEANACLTPKAIEPHLAYVRQAETLLMQLESPMETIMLAADEARKAGVTVILNPAPARPLPDELLASLTMITPNETEAAVLTGVEVKSEADARKAAAILRGKGVESVIITLGAQGAFYSGADGDRLIPGFRVQATDTTAAGDTFNGALAGALQEGLGIDEAIRMAHAAAAISVTRLGAQTSVPYRTEIDEFLTAHS
- the rbsA gene encoding ribose ABC transporter ATP-binding protein RbsA, which encodes MASEHRVLLTLEGIEKSFPGVKALDGVSLRVQEGRVMALVGENGAGKSTLMKVLTGIYERDAGSIVFLDAPRNFKGPRDSQTAGISIIHQELNLLSELSIAENIFLGREKVGFMGRILWNEMYDRADELLRKLGVQRSSRTRLGDLGIGEQQMVEIAKAISFESRVIIMDEPTDTLTDTETKALFNVISELKQSGHGIVYISHRLKEIFEICDDVTVLRDGKFIGERPVAEITEDELIEMMVGRKLEEQYPRVAVEPGAVSLEVRDLQGPKVHGVSLKVREGEILGISGLMGTGRTELMKCIFGGQAVTGGTVSMFGREVRIASPKQALEAGIAYISEDRKADGLVLGLSVKENMTLAALRSLSSVTGHIRKAEEQAAVDGYIRAFNIKTPSREQTVGNLSGGNQQKVAIAKGLLARPRVLILDEPTRGVDVGARKEIYQLINSFKSEGMSIILISSDMPEVLGMSDRIIVMHQGRISGEFAAIEADQEKLMACAIGRTQVETHI